The Henckelia pumila isolate YLH828 chromosome 2, ASM3356847v2, whole genome shotgun sequence genome includes a window with the following:
- the LOC140879830 gene encoding uncharacterized protein, giving the protein MATEAAVMNHSSEEVEKESKPEVKITEPVQVSPPKDCVHSPEPEEVPASPATFAESGAKVEDTKPERIVTENIKGIDNDESLKAEESVVLVEESEQTNENTQVEVPPGEEEKKIEDASDNKCAEVAKVPHPEPDVNSVKEESIFEKIEGEPEDKLATEIVEKQEDSKVEPCVEEKLGEPGKVVEVSKQLPAKAAARNFIGNVEVLPDKEVEESEAEPAKVEKAEGKKDEVEKIINAGEQSSIVGETEEKLDTETVEKQEESKLEPSVEEKLSEPEKLVQVLEQLPAKRVDREFIGNVEVMPDKETEESEAELAKVEKAEEKKDEVEKIIISGEQPSIEAVEEKVENVHKNPGEQVEAIEEKEVKGPECKPKEISSTEPVEKLEQSTVESVEEKQEGPGETVQVPLQSSVDPVEEKVAVLEELPVKEVGVIAEKEGTVSEAELAEKQEEFKVEPVDEKVDQPTKTAEQSSVEPIGEKTLPAKEVEETAVKEEDALETETKPEETEKLEESKVELSEEKADSQKEIVKKVEELPANVVDKEIQVAEDKEPEVSEVEPKPEEISEMKPIESVEEKSVELENVVGVPVQAALLEKLGVAEELPAKEIEAIEDKEPEEIPETGRPEKLEGSGVASVEEKPDESIKIGHVQEQSSPEIDKDKIEKGVELPTKEVESISEKESEVPETEFKHEEISETEPAEKQDESKLELVEENSNEPTKIVDVPELSVKEVVEEKVGSIEESPAKEVGATAEDSVKVSEDEYKPEEINETKPVETIEEKSVEPRKLVDVTEQSSVEDVKENLEKVEEFPCKEVEDPEGKEVKVLEAAEEISESTPEEKPVEQSEVADQHEKEPPAAEPSEKEVKVLEAESKPEEISEPTPEEKLVEQSEVTEQHEKEPLAAEPSEKEYIVLEAETKPEEISESTPEEKLVEQSDVTEQREKEPPAADPSEKEAKVLEAELKPVEISESTLEEKPVKQSEVTEQHDKEPPAAEPSETEVKVLEAEHKPEEISESTPEEKPVEQSKVTEQLEKEPLAAEKELKVLEAGTKPEKISESTPEDKLIEHSEVTEQSKKEPPTAETVENEPNVIEAEFKPEEISESIPKEKLEKQSIVTEPSEKEPPASEPVEQGKVEALAEKVDETKLSNKEEPTILETGVEGVSEKADAPNEQKESDEKIVEIDPLPEEKAETEAQEEKSITARELIPTEEAKPTECEATEKLVKEEVTSRDFELSGENGNTKNEAEVEGNGNEEATKEAEKCEPATQTENIGRSLKEKLEQEKRDDGTPKTDDQTETTHESEDTKAAENASKEEASAKTSHKQSNNIMKMVKHSLVKAKKAIIGKSANSKVPVSEIKGDEVSK; this is encoded by the exons ATGGCTACTGAGGCCGCTGTTATGAATCATTCTTCTGAG GAAGTGGAAAAGGAATCAAAACCGGAGGTGAAAATAACGGAACCTGTTCAAGTTTCTCCTCCAAAGGATTGTGTGCATAGCCCAGAACCTGAGGAAGTACCTGCTTCTCCTGCCACTTTTGCTGAATCAGGAGCAAAGGTTGAGGATACCAAACCCGAACGTATTGTGACTGAAAACATCAAGGGAATTGATAATGATGAAAGTTTGAAAGCCGAGGAATCGGTTGTTTTGGTTGAAGAATCAGAGCAAACAAATGAAAATACGCAGGTTGAGGTTCCTCCTGGTGAAGAGGAAAAGAAAATTGAGGATGCTTCCGATAACAAGTGCGCAGAAGTGGCGAAAGTACCTCATCCTGAACCAGATGTAAATAGTGTCAAGGAAGAATccatttttgagaaaattgaagGTGAACCAGAGGATAAATTAGCTACTGAAATTGTTGAAAAACAGGAAGATTCGAAAGTTGAGCCATGTGTAGAGGAGAAGCTTGGTGAACCAGGAAAAGTAGTTGAAGTTTCGAAACAATTGCCAGCGAAGGCAGCTGCAAGAAATTTCATAGGTAATGTTGAGGTATTGCCAGATAAAGAAGTGGAAGAATCAGAGGCTGAGCCTGCTAAAGTTGAGAAGGCTGAAGGAAAGAAAGATGAagtagaaaaaataataaatgctGGGGAGCAGTCTTCAATCGTAGGCGAAACAGAAGAGAAATTAGATACCGAAACTGTTGAAAAACAGGAAGAATCGAAACTTGAGCCATCTGTGGAGGAAAAGCTCAGTGAACCAGAAAAATTAGTCCAAGTCTTGGAACAATTACCAGCTAAGAGAGTTGATAGAGAATTCATAGGTAATGTTGAGGTAATGCCAGATAAAGAAACGGAAGAATCAGAGGCTGAGCTTGCTAAAGTTGAGAAGGCtgaagaaaagaaagatgaagtagaaaaaataatcatttcTGGGGAGCAACCTTCAATCGAGGCTGTTGAGGAAAAGGTGGAAAATGTACACAAAAATCCTGGTGAGCAGGTGGAAGCAATTGAAGAGAAAGAAGTGAAAGGCCCCGAGTGTAAACCTAAAGAAATTTCCTCAACTGAGCCTGTTGAGAAACTAGAGCAATCCACAGTTGAATCGGTCGAAGAAAAGCAGGAAGGACCTGGTGAAACAGTGCAAGTGCCACTACAATCTTCGGTTGATCCTGTTGAGGAAAAGGTTGCAGTTTTAGAGGAGTTGCCTGTTAAAGAAGTGGGAGTGATTGCAGAGAAAGAAGGGACGGTTTCAGAAGCTGAGCTTGCTGAAAAACAGGAGGAATTCAAAGTCGAGCCAGTTGATGAAAAGGTAGATCAACCAACAAAAACAGCTGAACAATCTTCAGTCGAGCCTATTGGGGAGAAAACTTTACCTGCTAAAGAAGTGGAAGAAACTGCAGTGAAAGAAGAAGATGCTTTAGAAACTGAGACTAAACCGGAAGAAACCGAAAAACTAGAGGAATCAAAAGTTGAGTTATCTGAGGAAAAGGCAGACTCACAGAAAGAAATAGTCAAGAAAGTTGAGGAGCTGCCAGCTAATGTGGTGGACAAAGAAATTCAAGTAGCCGAAGACAAGGAACCCGAGGTTTCAGAAGTTGAGCCTAAACCTGAGGAAATTTCAGAAATGAAGCCCATTGAATCAGTTGAAGAAAAGTCAGTCGAACTGGAAAACGTAGTTGGTGTTCCAGTGCAGGCAGCATTGCTCGAAAAACTAGGAGTGGCAGAAGAATTGCCTGCTAAAGAGATTGAAGCAATTGAGGACAAAGAACCGGAAGAAATTCCAGAGACCGGGCGGCCTGAAAAATTGGAGGGATCAGGAGTTGCCTCAGTTGAAGAAAAACCAGATGAATCGATAAAAATAGGCCATGTGCAAGAACAATCATCACCTGAGATTGATAAGGATAAGATTGAGAAAGGGGTAGAATTGCCTACCAAAGAGGTGGAGTCAATTTCAGAGAAAGAAAGTGAAGTTCCAGAAACTGAGTTCAAACATGAAGAAATTTCAGAAACCGAGCCTGCTGAAAAACAGGATGAATCAAAGCTCGAATTGGTTGAAGAAAATTCAAACGAACCCACAAAAATAGTCGATGTTCCAGAGCTATCTGTAAAAGAGGTAGTTGAGGAAAAGGTGGGAAGCATAGAAGAATCACCTGCCAAAGAGGTGGGTGCAACTGCAGAGGATTCAGTGAAAGTTTCAGAAGATGAGTATAAACCTGAAGAAATCAATGAAACCAAGCCTGTTGAGACGATTGAAGAAAAGTCGGTGGAGCCCAGAAAATTAGTGGATGTTACAGAGCAGTCATCAGTTGAAGATGTTAAGGAAAATTTGGAAAAGGTAGAAGAATTTCCTTGCAAAGAGGTGGAAGACCCTGAGGGGAAAGAAGTGAAAGTTTTAGAAGCtgctgaagaaatttctgaatCCACACCAGAGGAGAAACCAGTTGAACAATCTGAAGTTGCAGATCAACATGAGAAAGAGCCTCCAGCTGCTGAGCCGTCGGAGAAAGAAGTGAAAGTTTTAGAAGCTGAGTCTAAacctgaagaaatttctgaacCCACACCGGAGGAGAAACTGGTTGAACAATCTGAAGTTACAGAACAACATGAGAAAGAACCTTTGGCTGCTGAGCCTTCAGAGAAAGAATATATAGTTTTAGAAGCTGAGACTAAacctgaagaaatttctgaatCCACACCGGAGGAGAAACTGGTTGAACAATCTGATGTTACAGAACAACGTGAGAAAGAGCCACCAGCTGCCGATCCCTCGGAGAAAGAAGCAAAAGTTTTAGAAGCTGAGCTTAAACCTGTAGAAATTTCTGAATCCACGCTAGAGGAGAAACCGGTTAAACAATCTGAAGTTACAGAACAACATGATAAAGAGCCTCCAGCTGCTGAGCCGTCCGAGACAGAAGTGAAAGTTTTAGAAGCTGAGCATAAacctgaagaaatttctgaatCCACACCTGAGGAGAAACCGGTTGAACAATCTAAAGTTACAGAGCAACTTGAGAAAGAACCTCTGGCAGCTGAGAAAGAATTGAAAGTTTTAGAAGCTGGGACTAAACCGGAAAAAATTTCTGAATCTACACCGGAGGACAAGCTGATAGAACATTCTGAAGTTACAGAACAAAGTAAGAAAGAGCCTCCAACTGCTGAGACTGTGGAAAATGAACCGAATGTCATCGAAGCTGAGTTTAAACCTGAAGAAATTTCCGAATCCATACCGAAAGAGAAACTGGAAAAACAATCTATAGTTACAGAACCAAGTGAGAAAGAGCCTCCAGCTTCTGAGCCTGTTGAACAAGGTAAGGTGGAGGCTTTAGCAGAAAAGGTGGATGAAACCAAGTTATCAAATAAGGAGGAACCAACCATACTTGAAACCGGAGTTGAAGGAGTCTCGGAAAAGGCTGATGCTCCAAATGAACAGAAGGAATCTGACGAGAAAATTGTGGAGATTGATCCCCTGCCAGAAGAAAAAGCCGAAACTGAAGCCCAAGAAGAAAAAAGTATTACTGCCCGAGAGTTGATTCCAACCGAAGAAGCAAAGCCTACTGAGTGTGAAGCTACCGAAAAACTGGTGAAAGAGGAAGTCACTTCCAGAGACTTTGAACTGTCAGGAGAAAATGGAAACACCAAAAATGAAGCAGAAGTTGAGGGGAATGGAAATGAAGAAGCTACAAAAGAAGCTGAGAAATGTGAGCCTGCAACACAAACAGAAAATATCGGTCGGTCACTTAAAGAGAAGTTGGAGCAAGAGAAACGAGATGATGGCACCCCCAAAACTGATGATCAGACAGAAACCACCCACGAATCAGAGGATACAAAAGCAGCAGAAAATGCATCTAAAGAAGAAGCTTCGGCAAAAACTTCACATAAGCAATCAAACAACATCATGAAGATGGTTAAACACTCGTTAGTCAAGGCAAAGAAAGCCATCATCGGCAAATCAGCAAATTCAAAAGTACCGGTTTCTGAGATAAAGGGCGACGAGGTTAGTAAATAA
- the LOC140882856 gene encoding protein NRT1/ PTR FAMILY 4.5-like: MGFIANMVSLVIYFSYRLCFDVAPAANTLTNLMGTTFLLSILGGFISDTYVNRFKTCLIFGTIEVLACAMMTYQAHNPNLLPKEPCLKAVNGMEGGMGLYFYTSLCLLAVGVGGVRGALPALGADQFDARDPKEAKGLASYFNWLLLSTVSGALVGVTIIVWVATNPNNKNWWIGFLVTTIGAFLGYTCLAFGSPFYRIQVPGGSPLVRIAEVIVVAIKNRGLSPPGSHNELYEINEKDAEFAETKIAHTEQFKWLDKAAILGENTEAVQWKVCTVTQVEEVKVLTRMLPIIGSTIIMNTCMAQLQTFSIEQGYIMNPHLGNFRVPASSIPAIPLLFMVLLIPIYDRVFVPFVRRFTGHPNGITQLQRVGVGLVLSALSMAAAALVEVKRKHYSLKNPLKPISLFWLSFQYGIFGIADMFTLVGLLEFFYKEAPAGMKALSTSFTWISLSFGYFLSSIFVEVINSVTKKITPSGLGWLHGKLLDYNNLQLFYWFLSILSVLNFFNYLFWANWYKYKTDHHHHHHHRKAEGEAEAAPQSMSMSGVPFLKTAAAGEDASKASENGGGATPGPAEGN; this comes from the exons ATGGGTTTTATCGCCAACATGGTGAGTTTGGTGATATATTTCTCGTACCGGCTGTGTTTCGATGTCGCACCCGCGGCCAAcactctcaccaacctcatggGAACCACTTTCTTGCTCTCCATCCTCGGTGGTTTCATCTCCGACACCTATGTCAACAGGTTCAAGACCTGTCTCATTTTCGGCACCATTGAAGTCTTG GCTTGCGCAATGATGACATATCAAGCACACAACCCAAACTTGCTACCAAAAGAGCCCTGTTTGAAGGCAGTTAATGGGATGGAGGGTGGCATGGGCCTTTACTTCTACACATCACTCTGTTTGCTAGCAGTCGGTGTGGGCGGGGTAAGAGGGGCTCTTCCGGCGCTCGGGgcggatcagtttgatgcaagaGATCCCAAAGAAGCCAAGGGTCTAGCCAGCTACTTCAACTGGCTTCTTCTTAGCACTGTCTCCGGTGCACTTGTCGGTGTTACGATCATTGTTTGGGTCGCTACAAACCCGAACAacaagaactggtggatcggTTTTCTTGTCACCACAATTGGGGCATTTCTTGGCTACACTTGTCTGGCGTTTGGAAGTCCTTTCTATCGTATTCAAGTCCCCGGAGGTAGCCCTCTTGTCAGAATCGCCGAG GTTATAGTGGTGGCTATAAAAAATCGAGGTTTGTCTCCTCCGGGGAGCCACAATGAATTGTATGAAATCAATGAAAAGGATGCTGAATTCGCGGAGACCAAAATCGCTCATACCGAACAATTCAA GTGGCTGGACAAAGCTGCGATTCTTGGGGAAAATACAGAGGCCGTACAATGGAAAGTATGCACAGTGACACAAGTAGAAGAAGTTAAAGTTCTAACAAGAATGTTACCAATCATAGGCAGCACCATCATAATGAACACATGCATGGCTCAACTTCAAACCTTCTCAATAGAACAAGGCTACATCATGAATCCTCATCTCGGAAACTTCAGAGTCCCCGCCTCATCTATCCCAGCCATCCCTTTACTTTTCATGGTCCTTCTCATCCCCATCTACGACCGTGTTTTCGTGCCCTTTGTTCGGAGATTCACCGGCCATCCCAATGGGATCACTCAGCTACAACGGGTAGGGGTCGGCCTAGTCCTATCCGCGCTGTCCATGGCCGCAGCAGCATTGGTGGAAGTGAAGAGAAAGCATTACTCTTTGAAAAATCCTTTGAAACCCATTAGCCTTTTTTGGCTGTCTTTCCAGTATGGGATCTTTGGGATTGCCGACATGTTTACGCTCGTGGGATTGCTTGAATTCTTCTACAAAGAAGCTCCCGCGGGGATGAAAGCTCTTTCGACTTCTTTTACTTGGATTTCTCTGTCGTTTGGGTATTTTCTGAGCAGTATCTTTGTGGAAGTTATAAACTCGGTGACGAAGAAAATTACTCCGAGTGGATTGGGGTGGTTGCATGGGAAGCTTTTGGATTACAACAACTTACAATTATTCTACTGGTTTTTGTCAATATTGAGTGTGCTCAACTTTTTTAACTATCTGTTTTGGGCAAATTGGTACAAGTATAAAAcagatcatcatcatcatcatcatcatcgtaaGGCGGAGGGGGAGGCGGAGGCGGCGCCACAGTCGATGTCCATGAGCGGTGTACCGTTCCTTAAAACGGCTGCTGCCGGGGAAGATGCGTCTAAGGCCAGTGAAAATGGTGGCGGCGCCACCCCTGGACCGGCGGAGGGAAACTGA